DNA sequence from the Caminibacter pacificus genome:
GCATTTACCGTTTATACGGCTAAAATTTTCAAGATTTTTCCGACTCCTAATTCTAAAAAAATGAATTATCGCTGGTTTAGTATTGATGATATTAAACAGGCGGTAAAAATGAATCTTATGGACCCGATGACTGCTAATTTTTATTTTAATTTATTCAAAGATTTGGCTACGGGTATCAAAACATATAACGTAAAACTTGAAAAAGAGACAAGAGAAAAAATCTATCAGCTTCAAAAAGACTACAGCGGTGAGATATTACCAAGCCCTGGTAGGATAAAATGGGAAATTACATATAATAGATTACAAATTTTCCCTAAACTTATCGGTGTTTATACGACACTCGGTCTTTTAGCGATTATTTTAGGATTTATCGAAATTATCAAACTCAAAAGATTCCCGAAACTTGAAACTACTATTGTATTATTAGGATATTTGGGATTACTAATACATACTGCGAATATGCTTTTAAGATGGTATGTGGCCGGGCACGCTCCTTGGTCGGATGCATACGAATCAATTGTATTTATTGCATGGGGTTCAGCTTTTGCATCGTTAATTTTCTTTAGAAAATCAATGCTTGCTCTTGGTGCTGGTCTTTTTGTAGCGGGAATGTTTATGATGGTAGCTCACTTAAACAATATTAACCCTCAAATTACGAATATGGTGCCTGTATTGAAATCATATTGGTTATTGATTCACGTGGCGGTTATTACTTCAAGTTACGGTTTCTTGGGTGTTGGAAGTATGTTAGGACTTCTTAACTTGATACTTTTTGCAATGAGAAAAAAATATGACCTTGATAAACAGATTAAACAGTTAAATAATATTATCTATATCGCGTTATATATCGGACTTGCCCTGCTTAGTATCGGTACTTTCTTAGGCGGTGTTTGGGCGAATGAGTCTTGGGGTAGATATTGGTCTTGGGACCCTAAAGAGACTTGGAGTTTGATTACTATGATTGCTTATGCATTAATTATTCATACTAAAATGATTCCTAAAATGAGAGGAGAGTTTATATTCTCATTACTTGCATTCTTATCGTTTTTCTTTGTATTGATGACATATTTCGGAGTGAATTTCTATATCGCTCAAGGTCTTCATAGTTACGGTCAAGGTACTGCGGAAGGATATTGGTGGATTAATGTAATATTTGCAGGTATGGGAGCTTGGATTGCAGTTGTACTTGTAACTTTATTTATGGGAATAGTTCAAAAAATGAATAAACCTATCGAATTAAAAGATGATAATCACGCTAATGATTATCATCCGGAATATAAAGGAGAAAAATAATGGTTTGTGATTTATGCGGAAGTGATAATAATGTTACGGCTTATAAAGTCGAACCGAAAGACGAATATGTGAATTTATGCGAAACTTGTCTCTCTCAAATCGAGAGCGGCGAGCTTGATGAAAATCATTTTCAATGTTTAAACGATTCAATGTGGAGTGAAAAAAGTGCGGTTAAGGTGTTGACATATAGACTTTTAAAGAAATTAGGCAGAGGCGATTTGCTTGATATGATGTATCTTGAACCCGAAGAGCTTGCTTGGGCGGAAGCGGAAGCGGAAGAAAAAAGAGACGCAAACGGAAATCTTTTGAAAAACGGCGATAACGTAATGGTTATAAAAGATTTGAACGTAAAAGGCGGAGATACTATAAAAAGAGGTACGATTTTCAAAAACATCAGACTCGGAGACACTCCGGGGCATATTCTGGCAAAAAATATATATATCAAAACGGAGTTTATTAAAAAGGTGTAGCTATGTATTTTGTAATAAGTTTTAATTATCGCAACTCCGATGTGGTTTTAAGAAGTAAATTAAGTGAGCTGACTTTAGAAGATTTTGCAGATTTTAAGGAAGTGATGTTCTTAAAAACGTGTAATAGAGTTGAGGTGATTTTCGATAAAAAAAGAGATATAAACGAACTCTATGATAAAGTTTTTCATAAGGTAATAACGCCAGAAGAGATGTTAAAAGCCGAAATTTATCAAGATAATGAAGCAATCGAGCACGTTTTTAAGGTTGCGGCTTCTCTTGATTCTATGGTTGTTGGTGAGACTCAAATTACGGGGCAATTAAAAGAAGCTTTTTATGAAGCGTATGAGAAAAATTATATTGCTCAAGATTTGACGAGATTAATTCATTTTTCTTTTAAATGTGCGAAAAAAATAAGAAATCAAACAAGTGTTTCAAGCGAGCCTGTGAGTGTTGCGAGTATTGCGGTTAGAAAAGCAAAAGAGATTTTGAAAGATTTGAGCGGTTATAGTGCCGTTGTAGTAGGGGTCGGTGATACAGCAAGAATAGTATGTAAAAATTTAATAAAAGAGGGAGTTAATATCGTTTTGGTTAATAGAACGGTTGAAAATGCTTTTGCTTTAAAAGAGGAGCTTGGTGATGAAGTAAATATCGACGTGCATTCACTTGATAGTTTGCCAAAACTTATCAATAATTATAGACTTTTGTTTAGTGCTACGGCTTCAAACTATCCCGTCATAAGAAACGAACACGTAAAAGAGACGAAATTCAAAAGACTTTGGTTTGATTTGGCTATCCCGAACGATATCGAAAAAATGACATGCTCGAATATCGATGTAATTACGGTCGATGACTTAAAAGAGATTAGTAAAAGAAATATGAAAAAAAGAGAAAAAGAAGTTCAAAAAGCGAATGCTTTAATTGAAAAATGCGTTGAAGAATTTGAAAAGTATCTTCAATCTGTATCGATTGAGCCGGTAATTAAATTTTTACAAGACAAAGCGCACGAGTGTTCTAAAGCTGCACTTAAAAACGCGGTAAAAAAACACTATATTCCAAAAGAACTTGAAGAAGAAGTCGAAAAAGTTTTACATAACGCTTTTAAAAGATTTTTACATCATCCGAATCTTACTCTTAGAAAAATGGCGGATAGCGCGGAAGTAGATATTTTCGTATCTGTAATTAAAAGGCTTTTTGGGGAAAATGATTTGAAAATGGATATGAATAAATGCGAATATCATATGGAAAAAGGGATTTTTAAGTAGGTAAAGTAGTGAAATTGTGAAATAGTGAATTGGTGAAATTGTGAGTTTGTGAGTGGAAAAAAAGGAAAAATAGAAAAGGAGAATGAATGATTTTTGTTGATGCTTGTTTTGGAAAAGAGACACCTTATACACCTGTTTGGATGATGAGACAAGCGGGTAGGTATCTTCCTGAATATATGGAAGTTAGACGCAAAGTCGGAAATTTTCTTGATATGACGAGAAATCCGGAAGTTGCCGCTGAAGTTACTCTTCAGCCAATAGATATTCTCGATGTAGATGCGGCTATACTTTTTAGCGATATTTTGAATTTACCTATGGAAATGGGCTTGCCGCTTAGATTTGAAAAGGGAGTAGGTCCGATTTTTGATAAAACTATTAGCACGGAAGAAGATATCGACGCTCTTGATGCGAGTGCCGATGAAAAAATCTCTTATGTATATGAAGCGGTAAAACTTATTAGAGAGCGCCTAAATCCTGAAAAAGCTCTTATCGGATTTGCAGGGAGTCCTTGGACTATCGCTACTTATATGGTTGAAGGAAGAGGCTCTAAACAATACGCAAAAATTAAAAAAATGGTATACGCAAACCCTATGCTTCTTCATAGACTTCTTGCGTTTAATACAAAAGAAACTATTGAATATCTAAGTAAACAAATTGAAGCCGGAGCAAATGCGGTAATGATTTTCGATAGTTGGGGCGGAGCGCTTGAGAGAGAGAAATTTTTTGAATTTTCTTGGAATTATATGAAAGAGATAGCAAGAACCCTAAAACAAAAATATCCTCATATTCCGGTTATAGGATTTTCTAAGGGTGTAGGGCTTTATATGGGAGATATGGACGGAGATTTTGATGTAATAGGTGTTGATTGGAACACTCCTATTGATTACGCTCTTGGTATTTTCAAAGACAATTATACTCTCCAGGGAAATATGGATCCTACAAGACTTTATAGTAAAAGCGCGACAAAAGACGCTGTTGAGAAGATTGCAAGAATTATGAAAGGTCATAGACATATATTCAATTTAGGACACGGAATTTTACCTGACGTACCTGTAGAAAACGCTAAATATTTCGTTGATTTGTGTAAGGAAGTGAGTAGAAAATTAAGGGAGGAGTCATGAACTTAAGACGCCTAAGACTAAACAGCAATATAAGAGATTTGGTAAGGGAGCATTACGTAACAAAAAACGACCTTATTATGCCTGTTTTTATAAAAGAGGGGCTTGATGGCAAAAACGAAATCCCTTCAATGCCGGGAATTTATCAATTCGGTGAAAACTCTTTTTTGGATGAAGTAGCCGAGTGTATAGACCTTGGAATCAAAGCCGTTATACTTTTTGGTATCCCGAAACTAAAAGATTCTTGCGGTAGCGATGCACTTGATGAAGAGGGGCTTATTGCAAGAAGCGTTAGAAAAATAAAAGAGACGTTCGGAGACAAAATCGCGGTTATTACGGACCTTTGTTTTTGTGAATTCACAGACCACGGACACTGCGGGATTATAAATCCGCACTTAAAAACGGTTGATAACGACGCAACGCTTGAAATTTCAAAAAAACAAGCGGTAATTCATGCAAAAGCGGGTGCGGATATGATAGCACCAAGCGGAATGATGGACGGAATTGTCGAGGCTTTAAGAGAAGGACTTGATAGTGAAGGATTTAAGCATATTCCTATTATGAGTTATTCGACAAAATTCGCAAGCGCTTTTTACGGACCTTTTAGAGATGCTGCGGAGAGTGCGCCTGTGGAGAGTGATTATTTGCCAAAAGATAGAAAAACATACCAAATGGACGTTGCAAACGCAAGAGAAGCTCTTTTGGAGAGCCTTATCGATCAAGAAGAGGGGGCTGATATTTTAATGGTAAAACCTGCCCTTGCGTTTATGGATGTTATCAAAACTATTAAAGAAAACACCTTAAAACCTCTTTGCGTTTATAACGTTAGCGGTGAATATTCTATGGTAAAAGCGGCGGCAATGAACGGCTGGATGAATTATGAAGCTTTAATGATGGAAATACTTACAAGTTTTAAAAGAGCTGGAGCGGATATGATTATAAGCTATCACAGCAAAGACGCTGCAAAATTAATTCAAAATTAAGTAAAATAATAAAAATTTTATAAAGGATGTGAATGAAACTGACAATTGCGACTCGCGGTAGTAAGCTTGCTTTGTGGCAGAGCGAATGGGTAAAAAAAAGACTTGAAAATTTAGGACATGAAGTGGATTTGAAAATCGTAGTAACTACGGGAGATAAAATAATAGATAAACCTCTTGCAAGTATCGGAGGAAAAGGACTTTTTATTAAAGAAGTGGAAGAAGCAATGCTAAACGGCGAAGCTCAAATCGCCGTACATTCTTTGAAAGATTTTCCTACGGAATACGATACAGAACATTTTACTCTTGCGGCTATTCCTAAAAGAGAAGCGGTTGAGGATGTATTTTTGAGTGAAAATTTCGAAACGTTAGCGGAACTTCCTCACGAAGCGGTTGTAGGAACAAGCTCAATCAGACGTGCTATGCAGCTTAAAAAATTCAGACCCGATTTGGTGATTACTGATTTAAGAGGAAATGTCGATACGAGAATTAATAAACTAAAAAGAGGCGAATACGATGCGATTATTTTGGCGTATGCAGGAGTTAAGAGACTCGGAATTATCAAAGAAGTGAAATATTTTGAAATTTTAGATACCGATATTATGGTACCTGCTATGGGACAAGGGGCTCTTGGAATTGAGACGATTAATGACCCGGCTGTTATCGAGGCGGTAAAACCTCTTAACGATTTAAGAACTCAAATAGAAACGACAATCGAAAGAGATTTCGTAGATGAACTTAAACTCGGATGTCACGCTCCTGTCGGTGTAAATGCCAAAATGATGATAGACGATTCTATAAAAATAAAAGCTGCACTTGAAATTAAAGGAGAAGTGGTAAAAAGAGATTTGGTCGTAGCGTTTGACGAATGGCAAAATGCGGGTAGAGATTTTGCAAGAGAGTTTAAAAAATTAATGTAATGGAGTTATTATGAGCGGAATCGATTTTAAAAAATTAAGCAAATTTTCAAGACACGCACCAAGATACACCTCTTATCCGACGGCTGTTGAGTTTAGAGACTTAACTCCCGAGGATATTATAGATGAGCTAAAATCAGATAAGCCTCTAAGTCTTTATTTTCATCTTCCTTTTTGTAGAAGTGCTTGTTATTTTTGCGGATGTAACGTAGTATATACAAGTAAAGCCGATAAAAGAAGAAGATATATCGATTATCTAAAAAGAGAGCTTGATATCTGGGCTAAATATTTAGATACCAGCAGAATGGTAAGACAGCTTCATTTCGGAGGCGGGACACCTACGTTTTTTACTCCAGAAGAACTTGAAGAAATTTATGAAATAATCTATTCTCATTTCAAAAATTTCGAAGACGATGCCGAAATCAGTGTGGAAATAGACCCGAGATTTTTCTCTCAGAAACATATGGATGTAATGAGAAAATACGGAGTTAACAGAATAAGTTTCGGGGTTCAGGATTTTAACGAAGAGACTCAAAAAGCGGTAAATAGAATCCAGCCTTTCGATTTGACAAAAGAAGCGGTGGATATCGCAAGAGCTGCCGGAATAGACTCTATAAACGTAGACCTTATTTACGGACTTCCTTTTCAAACGCTCGAAACTTTCAAAAAGACTCTTGAACTTGTAAAAGAACTCGACCCGGATAGACTTGCGGTGTTTAATTACGCGCACGTTCCGTGGCTGAAAAAAGGTATGAGAAAAATTGACGAAACTACTCTTCCAAGTCCTGAAGAAAAACTTAAAATTTTCAAATACGTAATCGACTTTTTTGAAAACAACGGCTATAAAATGGTCGGAATGGACCATTTCGCAAAGCCTGATGACGAGCTTTTTAAAGCTATCGAAAAAGGTGAACTTCACAGAAACTTCCAAGGTTATACCACTAAAGGCGGTGCGGATTTAATCGGATTCGGTTTAACATCCATCAGTGAAACTGAAAACGCTTATTTTCAAAATTACAAAGATTTAAAAAACTACGAAAAAGCTATCGATGAAGGAAAACTTCCGACTTTTAGGGGAGTTATCTTAAACGAAGAAGACAAAATCAGAAAATATGTCATTATGGAGATGATGGCGAATTTCTCATTTGACATTAAAAGATTCGAAGAGAAATTCGGAATCGATTTCTTTAAAAAATTCGAAAATGAAATAAAAGAACTTCAAGAATTCGTTGATGAGGGGCTTGTTGAGATTACGCCTGAGAAAATATCGGTAAATAAAACAGGAACACTTTTAATCAGAAATATCGTACTTCCGTTTGATGAGTATTTCAAAAAAATGAAAAATCAAAAAGTGTTTTCAAAGAGTATTTAGGGATTACTCCCCGAACTCTTTGTCGATTTGATACTCAAGCTCTTCTTGAGCTTTTTTCGCTTTAAATTCCTGCCATAAAGCTTCGTCGTTTTTATAAGTCGTTTTTACTGCGTTTTTTAGTGAGTTTTTAATGTCTTCGTTTGTCATACCTACAAGTACGAACATCGTACCCTTAGGAGATACCCATGTGTTTATCAAATGAGAACCTCTAAGTGTTTGTTTTGTTAGCTGTTTAGATACGCTGGTAACGACTCTTTCTGCCGTTTGATTGTTTACGGTACCCGTGCTTGAATAGTATCTTTTTAGTAGGTTTTTAACTTTTAAATCGAGTCTTCTTGCTATTTCGTCTCTTGCAATTGCCATTGCTTCTTCTCTTTGGAAACTATACCCGAGGGGAGATTTCGGAGCGCTTCCTACGGCATAAATTCCGTCTTTCATATTCGCAGCTCCGTTACATACCCATGCCGGAGCTTTCGCACCGTCGATTGAGCATTGGATTTGATTAGGATTTGGTTTTTTCGAGCTACATCCCGTTATCAAAAGCAGTGCCCCAAGCGACATTAACGCAATTTTTAATTTCATATTATCTCCTTAGTCATTTTATGATATTATATACAAAAATTTTAATATAATTGTGAAAAAAGGTAAACCATGAGAATTTCAATCGGAAATCTTCCTTTAAAAAATATTGATGCCGATATTTTTCTACATCCCGTAAAATATAAAGATTCTATCGCTTATGAACCTATGGCCGAAGAAGCTGTAATCGCTTTGATAGCTAAACATTTTACTTATGATAACGTTCCTGAGCATATTAGGGATTATTTTGACGAAATGGATGACGGATATCTTTTTAGTGAGAGTAACTTTGACGAATTCGACCTTGAAAAACTTCAACAAGGTACTTTAATAATAGGCAAAGATATTCATTTACATCCGAAAGTTGAAAATATAAAAAAATTTTTGTGTATTTTAAGAGATTTCGGAGGTTTTAAAATAGAAGGAATCAAACTCCCGGAATTTTTAAAACCGAGCGATCCTATTTTAGAAGAGATAATGGAAACTGAAAAAACTTACGAAATGGCACTTGAAGAGATTGACGAACTTCCGAGTTTTGACGGAAGCGTAGTTTATGCGTGTGACGATCCGAATGTCGTAAAAGATGATGAACTATTATGTTCTCATCAGTTTGTAATCGCAAATAAAATCAAAGCTTTAAAAGTAAAAGTGGACGGAGAGATTAAAAATCTAAGAAAAATCCCGGAACTTAAAGGTACTTTCGGAGTCGTATTGAAAAAAGTGGACGAGTATCCGTTTTTAAGAGTTAAGATTGAGAATGTGGGGTAGGGAAAAGAGATGGTGATATTGTGAAATTGTGAGATAGTGAAATTGAAGAGTTGATATAAATGTAAAATTAAGCAACCTGAAACAATTGCAAATTTTAATGGAAAAAAAGCATTAAAAAAAAGCACACGAGCTCGAAGAGGTTTGTGCTTTTTAGCTTTTTTGGAATGGTCGAAATTTGCTCTTTTGTTGAAGGTGGTTAATTTTTTATAGTGATATATGGAAAATAAATGGTAAAGTAGTAAATAAGTGAAATCGTGAAATTGGATGAGGTGGTGTGGAGAAAAGGAATAAAAACATCAAAAGTTAGTTGAGATATGAAAGAAAATTTAGTATAATAAACTAAAAAAGGAGGCGAAAATGGCAGTAAATGTATGTGTTCCGCTTGCAAACGGATTTGAAGAAATCGAAGCTATGAGCTTGATTGACGTAATGAGAAGAGGCGGTCTTAACGTAATAGTAGCTGGAGTCGGCGGCGATGTAATTTACGGAGCTCATAACGTAAGAGTTATTCCTGATACTAAAATCGAGCTTGTAAATGCTGATGAACTTGATTTGGTGGTATTACCGGGAGGACTGCCTGGAGCGATTAATTTAGCTGAAGATGAGCACGTTCAAAAATTATTAAAAGAGATGGACGAAAAAGGAAAATACGTAGGTGCGATTTGTGCGGCGCCATATGCTCTTAAAACTGCCGGAGTGTTAAAAGACAAATATACGGCGTACCCGGGATGGGAAGGTAATATTAGAAAGGAAGGATACGTAAGTGACGCAAAAGTTGTAGAAGATAAAAACGTATTAACTTCAAAAGGACCTGGTACTGCGATTTGTTTCGGACTTGAAATAGTTAGAAAATTTGCAGGCGAAGATACTTATAAAGCATTAAAAGAAGGGCTTTTAGCAGACTACTGCTAAAACCTTAAAGGAGGGGAATCATGAGAGGACTTGAAGCGCTTGAGTATTTTTTGGAAAATTGGGATTCTAAAATAAGATGTTTTGATGAGGTCCAAGAGTTTGAAGCAATGGTTGAGTATGCTCTTGGAAACGATGTTAGGGTTGTAAATACGAAAGTTATAATCGATAGATTTTTTGATAGAGTAATAAGATTCGAAAACGAAGAGTTTTTCGACCTTAAGACCTCTTTTTTACCGGAAGAGATAGAATATGACCCGTTTAGCGGGAATCTGTATATAAATAGAAATCTTTACAGAATAAAAATCGCTCCTAAAATCTGCTAAAACGGACTTAATCGTCCGTTTCGAGCTCCAAACTCATAAGATACATATCTTCCCCGTCTATAATTTTAATATTACCGCTTTGACATTGGGGACATAAATATTCGTCTTTGCTTAATTCGCCTTCGAAGCCGCATTTTTCACACCGCACGACTACCGGTTGTATTTTCATTATGAATTCGGCTTCTTCACACATGGTTCCTTCTTTAAAAGTATCAAAAGCCGTTTTTAACAAATCAGGTTCCACGCCGCTTAAAACACCTATTTTTATTTCGAGCTTGGTTACTTTTTTTGCGTTGTTTTTTATAGCGTGTTCTTCTGCAAGTTGAAGTAGTGAATCGACTATTGAATATTCATGCATTCATAACCTTTTTTTAAAATTATATTATAATTAAGGAAAAAAAAGGATAAAAGTGAGTAAAGAGGCTAAAAAAGAACAAATTATGAAAACAGCTCTTGAACTTTTTGCAAAAAAGGGCTTTTATACTACTACGATAGCGGATATAGCACGTGAAATGGGAATGAGTGTCGGGAATATGTATAATTACTTTCCATCAAAAGAGTCTTTGGCAAAAGAGCTTTTAATATACACGTCAAAAAAATTCGGTGATGAAATCAGAAAAATTAACGATATGGATATCAGTTCTAAAGAAAAAATAAAAAAAATTGTTGAATTGTACTTCAAAATGGCAAAAACCGAACCCGAACTTGTAGATTATTTTATGAGAGTTTATCTATCTAATAAAGAGATTTTTAATAACGGATGCGAAGGAATGCTTTGTGTTTCTGCTTTTGTGACCGAGATTATGATCTTTTTTGAAGAGGGAGTTAGAAAAAAAGAGCTTAAAAACCAAGATTTTTTTGCTGCGTTCGGACTTTTTATGGGATATATCGGCGGACTTGCGTTTTTGAATAGAGAGGGTATTTTGGGAAAAGATTTGGATGAATATATCGAACCGGTAAGCGAGAATATCTACAATGCACTCAAAGCCTAAACTTATATGGATTGATGCCGTAGGATGTAACGGGTGCAGTCATTCTTTTTTTAATTATCCGGAATTTAAGGAAATATTTAAAAAAATCGAGCTACTTTACCATCCTTTAATCGATACTGAAGAATTTAAAATTCAAGATTGCGATATTTTGGTTATAGAGGGTGCTTTAAAATCCAATTTTACAAGACTCGGTTATGAGCTTCATAATTTAATTACTTCACTTTTTTCTTCGGCAAAAAAAGTTATTGCTCTTGGAACGTGTGCGGTTTATGGTGGAATGTTTGGTGAAGGAATTGTTTATAACAAAGAATCTCACGGTAAATTTTATAAATGTAAAGAAAAAGTAATCAATATTCCCGGATGTCCGGCACATCCTGAGTGGCTTGCATATGTGCTAAATATGATTATAGAGAATAAAAAAATAGATTTGGACTCTGAAAATAGACCTCTTGAAACATTTTCTTATACTTCTCATATGGGGTGTATACGTAACGAATATTTCGAGTGGAAAATAGACGCAGAGAGTTTCGGTACGAAAGAAGGGTGTTTATATTATTTTCAAGGATGTCAAGGACCTTTTACTCATAGTAGTTGTAATAAAATACTTTGGAACGAAGTAAATTCCAAACCTCGTGCCGGGACTCCGTGTTTCGGTTGTACGGAAAGTACGTTTCCTAAAAAAAATCTTTTTAAAACCGAAACGTTTATGGGAATTCCGGCTAATTTACCGCTTGGTGTTAGCAAAAGAGCATATTTAACACTTGCCGGAGTTGCAAAAAGCCTTAAAAATGAACGATTAAATAAACCTTTAATAGAATATGGGGATTGTGATGAAAATAACACAAAAAATAGTAAATAAAATTGAAGGCGAAGCCAATCTTAAAATATACGGAGAAGATATTGTAGATTTTGTCGAAATAGAGTTTTGGCAATATAGGGGGATTGAAAATTATTTGGTAGGGCGTCATTATATGGATGCACTTGTAATAAATCCTCGTATTTGCGGTATTTGCGGTCATTCGCATTTATTGGCAAGTGCCAAAGTTATCGAACAAGCGTTTGGTTTGGAAGTTTCTAAAAAAGCAGAAATTTTAAGAGATATAACAGTCGGTCTTGAGATTATTCAAAATCACCTCAAATGGTTTTACGTAACGCTTTTTCCGACTCGAATTAAAGATAGGAAATTTATGTTTAAAGGTCTTGATATCGCAAGAGAAGCTTCTAAAATTATTGCGTTAATAGCAGGTCAGTTTCCACATAATTCGTATATTGTTCCGGGTGGAGTTACTTGTGATTTGACTAATCTTGAAGTTTTTAAAATAAAGGATATGTTAAAACATTTAAAAGAGAATATAGAAAAAAACGTCGTAGATGAAAACGGAAAAAGTGAAGATTTGGAAACTTTTTTTGAAGATTTGCCAAAAGAGATAGGAAAAAGCTTAGGTAGATTCTTGGTCCTTGGGAATAATCTTTATTTTGAAACTAACGGAGATATTACAAAAATTGATGAAGAAAAAAATTCTTCATTAAGTAAAAATGTTTTTTATAAAAATAGGCTTGTGGAAGTCGGGTCTTTAGCGAGAAATCTTTTTAACGAAAAAGTGCGCGAAAAATACGAAATATATTCAGATAGTATTTATACGAGAGTTTTTTCTCGTATTTACGAGGTATATTTGGTTATTGATTATTTATTGAAAATAGTTAATGATATAGATGTATTGGAGCCTTCTTATATAAAATATAATAAGAAAAGCGGTAAAGGTAAAATCGCAATAGAAGCACCAAGAGGAAGTTTGATTCATGAAATTGAAATAGATGATGAAGTTATAAGAAAATATAATATCATAGTACCTACACAGTTTAATCTCTCTTCGTCTTCAAAAGAAAATCCTTCTGCGGCACAAGCAGCCATGATGGGCGAAAAAACAGAATATATCGACACGATTTTTAAATGTTTCGATATTTGTGCCGTTTGTGTGTCTCATTAGAAAAAATTATCTAAAATATTAAAAAAATATTAATTTTTCCTTGCTTTTTGATAATTTTTTATTATAAAATAATGATGAATGAATTCTAATTCGGAGGAAGACGATGAATGATGCACTTATGAAACAAATGAAAGAGAGAATTGAAGCTCTTAAAAAGCTTCCGGGAGTTGGAAGCAAATCGATTAAAGATGTACTTGAAGAGAACGGATTTACAAGAAGAGATTTTCTAAAATGGTCAGCTGCAATGGCAGCAATGTTAGGACTTCCAGCATCATTTGCTCCGGTAGTGGCAGAAGCTGCTGAGGTAAGTGACAGACTTCCAGTGGTATGGCTACACTTGGCAGAGTGTACTGGTTGTAGTGAAAGTTTGCTAAGAACGGATGCTCCTACAATTGACGATTTGATTTTTAACTACATCAATCTTCAATATCATGACACTATTATGGCTGCTGCGGGATGGCAAGCAGAAGAAAACTATGAAGAAGCACTTGAAAAATTTGCAGGAAGATTTATCTTATGTGTAGAAGGTGGTGTTCCTACAAAAGACGGTGGAGAATATTTAACAATCGGACCTGAAGCTGAAACAGGGCTTGCAAAACTTAAAAGAACTGCAAGCAAAGCCGCTGCAATTATTGCTGTTGGTACTTGTAGTAGTTTCGGTGGTATCCAAGCTGCATATCCAAATCCTACAGGAACAGTTGGAATCAATAAAGTATTAAACAAACCTGTAATTAATGTACCCGGATGTCCTCCAAGTGCAAAAAATATTGTAGGTACAATAGTTTATGTGATTCTTTACGGACAATTACCTGCTGTTGATAACTTCAACAGACCTAAA
Encoded proteins:
- a CDS encoding TetR/AcrR family transcriptional regulator; the encoded protein is MKVSKEAKKEQIMKTALELFAKKGFYTTTIADIAREMGMSVGNMYNYFPSKESLAKELLIYTSKKFGDEIRKINDMDISSKEKIKKIVELYFKMAKTEPELVDYFMRVYLSNKEIFNNGCEGMLCVSAFVTEIMIFFEEGVRKKELKNQDFFAAFGLFMGYIGGLAFLNREGILGKDLDEYIEPVSENIYNALKA
- the hemB gene encoding porphobilinogen synthase, translating into MNLRRLRLNSNIRDLVREHYVTKNDLIMPVFIKEGLDGKNEIPSMPGIYQFGENSFLDEVAECIDLGIKAVILFGIPKLKDSCGSDALDEEGLIARSVRKIKETFGDKIAVITDLCFCEFTDHGHCGIINPHLKTVDNDATLEISKKQAVIHAKAGADMIAPSGMMDGIVEALREGLDSEGFKHIPIMSYSTKFASAFYGPFRDAAESAPVESDYLPKDRKTYQMDVANAREALLESLIDQEEGADILMVKPALAFMDVIKTIKENTLKPLCVYNVSGEYSMVKAAAMNGWMNYEALMMEILTSFKRAGADMIISYHSKDAAKLIQN
- the hemN gene encoding oxygen-independent coproporphyrinogen III oxidase: MSGIDFKKLSKFSRHAPRYTSYPTAVEFRDLTPEDIIDELKSDKPLSLYFHLPFCRSACYFCGCNVVYTSKADKRRRYIDYLKRELDIWAKYLDTSRMVRQLHFGGGTPTFFTPEELEEIYEIIYSHFKNFEDDAEISVEIDPRFFSQKHMDVMRKYGVNRISFGVQDFNEETQKAVNRIQPFDLTKEAVDIARAAGIDSINVDLIYGLPFQTLETFKKTLELVKELDPDRLAVFNYAHVPWLKKGMRKIDETTLPSPEEKLKIFKYVIDFFENNGYKMVGMDHFAKPDDELFKAIEKGELHRNFQGYTTKGGADLIGFGLTSISETENAYFQNYKDLKNYEKAIDEGKLPTFRGVILNEEDKIRKYVIMEMMANFSFDIKRFEEKFGIDFFKKFENEIKELQEFVDEGLVEITPEKISVNKTGTLLIRNIVLPFDEYFKKMKNQKVFSKSI
- the hypA gene encoding hydrogenase maturation nickel metallochaperone HypA, with protein sequence MHEYSIVDSLLQLAEEHAIKNNAKKVTKLEIKIGVLSGVEPDLLKTAFDTFKEGTMCEEAEFIMKIQPVVVRCEKCGFEGELSKDEYLCPQCQSGNIKIIDGEDMYLMSLELETDD
- a CDS encoding DJ-1 family glyoxalase III, whose translation is MAVNVCVPLANGFEEIEAMSLIDVMRRGGLNVIVAGVGGDVIYGAHNVRVIPDTKIELVNADELDLVVLPGGLPGAINLAEDEHVQKLLKEMDEKGKYVGAICAAPYALKTAGVLKDKYTAYPGWEGNIRKEGYVSDAKVVEDKNVLTSKGPGTAICFGLEIVRKFAGEDTYKALKEGLLADYC
- the hemC gene encoding hydroxymethylbilane synthase, giving the protein MKLTIATRGSKLALWQSEWVKKRLENLGHEVDLKIVVTTGDKIIDKPLASIGGKGLFIKEVEEAMLNGEAQIAVHSLKDFPTEYDTEHFTLAAIPKREAVEDVFLSENFETLAELPHEAVVGTSSIRRAMQLKKFRPDLVITDLRGNVDTRINKLKRGEYDAIILAYAGVKRLGIIKEVKYFEILDTDIMVPAMGQGALGIETINDPAVIEAVKPLNDLRTQIETTIERDFVDELKLGCHAPVGVNAKMMIDDSIKIKAALEIKGEVVKRDLVVAFDEWQNAGRDFAREFKKLM
- a CDS encoding LPP20 family lipoprotein codes for the protein MKLKIALMSLGALLLITGCSSKKPNPNQIQCSIDGAKAPAWVCNGAANMKDGIYAVGSAPKSPLGYSFQREEAMAIARDEIARRLDLKVKNLLKRYYSSTGTVNNQTAERVVTSVSKQLTKQTLRGSHLINTWVSPKGTMFVLVGMTNEDIKNSLKNAVKTTYKNDEALWQEFKAKKAQEELEYQIDKEFGE